A single genomic interval of Mesoplodon densirostris isolate mMesDen1 chromosome 20, mMesDen1 primary haplotype, whole genome shotgun sequence harbors:
- the LOC132481311 gene encoding splicing factor 3B subunit 6-like yields the protein MAMQAAKRGNIRLPPEVNRILYIRNLPYKITAEEMSDIFGKYGPICQIRVGNTPETRGIAYVVYEDIFDAKNACDHLSGFNVCNRYLVVLYYNANRAFQKMDTKKKEEQLKLLKEKYGINTDPPK from the coding sequence ATGGCGATGCAAGCGGCCAAGAGAGGGAACATTCGACTTCCACCTGAAGTAAATCGAATTCTGTATATAAGAAATTTGCCCTACAAAATCACGGCTGAAGAAATGTctgatatatttggaaaatatggacCTATTTGTCAAATCAGAGTGGGGAACACACCTGAAACTAGAGGAATAGCTTATGTGGTCTATGAAGACATCTTTGATGCCAAGAATGCGTGTGATCACCTGTCAGGATTCAATGTTTGCAACAGATACCTCGTGGTTTTGTACTATAATGCCAACAGGGCATTTCAGAAGATGGAcacaaagaagaaggaagaacagTTGAAGCTTCTCAAGGAGAAA
- the LOC132481193 gene encoding proline-rich protein 2-like, whose translation MPRTDQIPHRDSTDRPEYPPGPYPQTSPHWDPTDRPGPPTGPHRQTTAPTGTQPTGRGPNQDPTDIPEPPPGPDGQTRAPTTNPQSDQSPHQDHIQTIVPTGTPHTDQLTEGLHGHTRAPTGTPETDNRPHLDHTHRPASSRTPQTDHGSHQNPTDRTGPPLGKHRQTRALTGIQHSDQGTPSRPYRHSRAPTGTPRTDQGPHQDPMDTPGSPPGPNGQTRAPTVTPQAGHSQKGLLRQTSPHWEPTDKPGPLPGTHG comes from the exons ATGCCACGGACAGACCAGATCCCCCACCGTGACTCCACAGACAGACCTGAGTACCCACCGGGACCCTACCCACAGACCAGCCCTCACTGGGACCCCACAGACAGACCAGGGCCACCAACAGGACCCCACAGACAGACCACGGCCCCCACCGGGACCCAACCAACAGGCCGGGGCCCCAACCAGGACCCCACAGACATACCAGAGCCCCCACCAGGACCCGATGGACAGACCAGGGCACCCACCACGAACCCACAGTCAGACCAGAGCCCTCACCAGGACCATAT ACAGACCATTGTCCCCACTGGAACCCCACACACAGACCAGCTCACAGAGGGACTCCACGGACACACGAGGGCTCCCACTGGAACCCCAGAGACAGACAATCGCCCCCACCTGGACCATACACACAGACCAGCCTCCAGCAGGACCCCACAGACAGACCATGGCTCCCACCAGAACCCCACAGACAGAACAGGGCCCCCACTGGGAAAACACAGACAGACGAGGGCCCTCACCGGGATCCAACACTCAGACCAGGGGACCCCATCTCGACCCTACAGACACAGCAGGGCCCCAACTGGGACCCCACGGACAGACCAGGGCCCCCACCAGGACCCAATGGACACACCAGGGTCCCCACCAGGACCCAATGGACAGACAAGGGCCCCCACAGTGACGCCACAGGCAGGCCATTCCCAAAAGGGACTCCTGAGACAGACCAGCCCCCACTGGGAGCCCACAGACAAACCAGGTCCACTACCAGGAACCCACGGATAA